atgcccggaacatttcaccagggaggcatccgggaggcatcctaagcagatgcccgagccacctcatctggctcctctcgatgcggaggagcagcggctctactctgagtccctcccgaatgactgagctcctcaccctgtctctaagggagagcccagccatcctgcggagaaaactcatttggaccgcttgcactcgcgatctcgttctttcggtcactacccatagctcgtgACCATACTGTatgtgagggtaggaacatacAGTATGTAATAGGCTACAATGACAAGCAATGATGCACTGATTCGCCCTGATACAAAAGCTGCGCGGAAGTTACCCAAAGAGGTTGGAGAAGGTTATAAAGGAAAAGAGAGGACATACAATGTATTACAGAACAGGGGATGCAAACTTATGGACTGATTCTATTTTCATTATTTCAGTATCACTTtgtttttactgtatgtattcttTGGTCATTTTGTGACACTTGATGTTGCAGGAACATTTGTAAAACTAACCATGCATTAAATATTGTGTTGATGAatattttctttgttttattccttttctcttttcaaagtaaggggATGCAACTTTTGCActcaaatgtgtgtgtatgtatgcatatGAAATTGatattaatgcatttttttatgcatattataTGCTATATGAATTTGAGCATCTGGGCTGTGTAAAACTTTTCTCAACAAAGTTAAGTTTAAGTTTTTCTTCTGTGACTAATATAGCCAATAATTATGATTTCCATCACTGTGCTGTACATATGTTTTCATTCATATCTTTATTGGAATGGAATCTGTACACGGGCAGTTGTGCCATGCACAGCATGCAATCTGAGATCTTACCTGCACTGGAATGTAGTCCTGCACATCAACATTGTAGCGTATGTCATCCCTGGGTCTGTGGTAGGTCTTGATCGGAGGATGTGGGCCACTGCCATACTCACAATGGAAGCAGGACTGGGCATCACATCCATTATCCAGCAGGTACTTGAGCAGGGTCAGGTACTTCATGCAGAACATAATCGCAGCAGGGAAGgaggtggggtgggtggggatGTAGGCATTGACATTGGCCCCATGCTCTATCAGCAAAGTGACTGTCCGTATGCAGCCCTGACGCACGGCAATCAGCAAGGGGTTAAAGGTGTCCAGGTTGGGGTTGGCACCAGCTTCTAGGAGCATAGTGGCAGCTTCAGTGTTGTTGTTGCAGATGACATAGTAGAGTGCAGTGCTGCGACGGTCCTCGTACATCTTGGAGCGGTCGTGGGACAACATGGCGTTAACATCAAAGCCTGCCTCTATGAGAGTCTCTAGAACCTCATTCCTGTTGCGTTCTGCAGCCAGGTGAAGGGGACTGATCCCACTATGCCTCACAAGGACCTTGCTAGTGACCGGGATCAGCATGGACACAATTCTGGTTGGAGAAGAGAGGGGCTGAGGAATCAAGCTTTTAAATAATGACCAGTGTCATGTCCAGATGATTCTCATAGGGGCCACACTTTCATACACACACCTTCAGACATCCCACCTTATCATACTTATTCTAGATGCAAATGCACCACCACACACAGCTCTGGTGACATCATTTTTGTCGCCGAGGTCGCGTTCAGAGACTATGTGTGAGGGAGCATATGACTTGaaaattcttatttttaatataacatCCATACCAAACTTCATAGATGTGAATTAAGAGCAGCTTTGCTCTACAGCGCTACCCCAGGCCTTGCATCAAAATGTACAGTTGCCTGGAAAGTTTACGCAAGACATATGAATATACAGGAATGTGGATGGTTCACCAGTAAGTTTGAACAAGCCTATAGGCATACTGATATCAGGGAAATGGCTGAGGGAGAACACCCCAGCCatgaaatgaatgaaagaaGTAACATGTCAAAATAGGTGGTGAGGTGCTAGTGGCAAAACATACAGAGCAAAAAAACTGATTACCAAACTATGATACTGCACATCATTCACATATGTCAGGCAGCTGCTGTCAATTTATAGCAGATTCTCAGAAGTTGCAGGAGAGGTGGGATATCTGGACATTCAGGAGATATTTATTGATCTGCTATTGGGCTCTGTTTTGCTAGGCCAAGAAATTTCTTTTAGCTTATGTTTAATTTCCTGTAATGAAGTTTACATTAATCCTAGATTTGACTGTAAAGGGCAAACTCTATACACACTTCACTCAGAGCCGTACAGAagcggacatttcaggtccagaaagtaaacatccaaaccaggattttgtttcaaccaaccagttgagtgactcattatattcaactggttggttgaaataaaatccacCTCTGAAACAGTAAACCTGTGTGTTAGTTCTACTCACCGAGTTACTGTGCTTCCCAAAACAGTTGCactttaatttatatatatatattttgtgttATTCCTAAACATTTTACTCCAAATATATGGTTAGGCTCTGTACCTTTCATTTCCGCGTTTGGCAGCAATATGCAGTGGAAGCAGTCCTCCTCTGGCACAtatgttagcattagcatttcgtGAAAGCAAAATTTTCACAACCTCTTCATGGCCATTCTTGCTAGACTCATAGAGAGCTGTGGCTCCATCAGCTGCCTGGCTGTTCACATCCGCGCCTGAAACAAAAAGACAGTAATGGTGTGATAATAGGGAACAATTTGTTTGTGGGGAAGTAtacgcattttttttttgttcttctcCTTGTCCTCAGAAATGTAACTTGAAAGAAGATTTTTCCCTCTGTGCACCCCCTCTTTAGCTATGGCCAGTGAGAGCCAGTGAGGCATGCAAGAGTGTGCTGTAAACAAGCATATGATTCACTAGAAAGTAAACCTATAACTGAATTTATACAGCTCTAAAGAATGAACGATAAACAAGAGACTTCCTCTCTCAATGACAAACCGCGCAATGAATGGGCTCCTTCGCCAAACGGGAGAGATTCTGGACTAGCATCGAAGTGTATATTTACCATGCCTTATGAGGAAGCGCAACACATTGACACATCCTCCCTGTGCAGCTGCAAAGAGAGGAGTAATGCCATATTTGTTGGGGATGCTGATGTCGGCCCCGGCCTCCAGCAGAGCGTGACAGATCTCCAGGTTGTCACGCCACACGGCTTCATGCAGAGCTGTATAGCCCTGCTGGCAGATTTTATTCACCTTGCCTTTGAACTTCAGGATCAGCTGCACAATGTCCAGATTCTGTCTTTCACAGGCTATGTGGGTGAAACATTATGGGCTAACAGAATTGCCATGGTCACTGAGACAGAAATTAGCAATCAGTTTAGACATCTAGGCAGAAAAATCACACAGATCACACAGCAAACCAGTTGGTACATAAACACTACTGAGCAGTCATTACACACTACAGCAAAAAGAGAAAATAAGTTGAGAAACATTTACTGTGGATGTGGTCTTATGCAGGTTGAGCTGCAAAATTGGAAAGCAAAAggctatagtaaaaaaaaaaaaaagctttgtctaccaaaaatatttgtatacaaTTATACAAcagtttctgaattgctaaaatacatttcctaaaatctctccCTTTCTCAAAACACTAAACACAAACCCTAAAATTTAAGCTACACTCGCAATACCTTTGACTCATCTTGCAAAATCAGACAATATTCCCAAAACCGTATtacctttgctcaaaagcaaacactgcttGCCAAACTTATGTAATGTTTGCAGCATTCAGTACTCCGaaaaagttactgtaaaggacaaagaaaaaaaatccagatgaggcatgttacagtaaaatgttgtgcaactgccaagcctgaGTAAAGGAAAAATATTCATTCTGCCTCATCATCACGTCTCACGGCTGGGTCAGGACAGAGTACTTTGTCTGCATCACAGAAAATGCTCTTTCTTGCTGGGTGATGCAGGAAGAATCCTCTGTTTACTGCCTTTGTAACTCACCTGTGGTACTTGCACtctcatctggaatgtattctATGTTTTAGTTTGGCTTCTTCCCTTATTTAGAAACATGTGTGGCTAGTTTTGAGTCATGGTGTTTAAATGATGACTACTGTCTGCTGGCTGAGCTTAACTTTTGCAACCTGTGTTTTCAATTTTGCTTCAAAGCTCACCATGCTGTCTGTTGTTAGTGTTTTGTAAGGCATTCTTTTGTGTGTGGATGTAGAGTTCTCCCAGAAAGAAATTAAGTGCTACTGTTTTGGTGGTATGAGTCTATTGTGAGACATAGGTTAACTGTTTTGATGGCTGTAGTGTATTTTGGAGGTGAGATTAACCGTTTGACTAAGCTGCATGTTGGTATTCTAGACTGTGttaagagttttgagaaagtgaCTACAGTATTGCAGAATGTATCTTAgtaattgaaaaaaactgtaatcccTGTGCCCCATCTTGCTCCCCATTAGACACAGAGAAATATATTCAAGTGAGAGCAATCttggggtcacagtgaagagtCAGTCACCCTGCAGCACTCAGGAAGTG
The DNA window shown above is from Brienomyrus brachyistius isolate T26 unplaced genomic scaffold, BBRACH_0.4 scaffold27, whole genome shotgun sequence and carries:
- the LOC125720952 gene encoding ankyrin repeat and SOCS box protein 2-like isoform X2, producing the protein MASEDYSVYSGLTEDELISLAVERSLTDAHVSVDYAGHSKTPIVQMQSRPPIADSISAHPHVAPPADDTPCITLKNARTDPGPGARKCYSFIDSDGQQYAAWRRYDGSMLVTLDPEEPLDPVVKAIKTGAVSTLIEMAKTGICLTKQNKQGWIFLHEAAYRGQTECLKVLLKLDHKVINARTFEDETPLFLAVSFEHIACTEWLLESGADPDISNKEKETPLYIACERQNLDIVQLILKFKGKVNKICQQGYTALHEAVWRDNLEICHALLEAGADISIPNKYGITPLFAAAQGGCVNVLRFLIRHGADVNSQAADGATALYESSKNGHEEVVKILLSRNANANICARGGLLPLHIAAKRGNERIVSMLIPVTSKVLVRHSGISPLHLAAERNRNEVLETLIEAGFDVNAMLSHDRSKMYEDRRSTALYYVICNNNTEAATMLLEAGANPNLDTFNPLLIAVRQGCIRTVTLLIEHGANVNAYIPTHPTSFPAAIMFCMKYLTLLKYLLDNGCDAQSCFHCEYGSGPHPPIKTYHRPRDDIRYNVDVQDYIPVQDGWALP
- the LOC125720952 gene encoding ankyrin repeat and SOCS box protein 2-like isoform X1 is translated as MASEDYSVYSGLTEDELISLAVERSLTDAHVSVDYAGHSKTPIVQMQSRPPIADSISAHPHVAPPADDTPCITLKNARTDPGPGARKCYSFIDSDGQQYAAWRRYDGSMLVTLDPEEPLDPVVKAIKTGAVSTLIEMAKTGICLTKQNKQGWIFLHEAAYRGQTECLKVLLKLDHKVINARTFEDETPLFLAVSFEHIACTEWLLESGADPDISNKEKETPLYIACERQNLDIVQLILKFKGKVNKICQQGYTALHEAVWRDNLEICHALLEAGADISIPNKYGITPLFAAAQGGCVNVLRFLIRHGADVNSQAADGATALYESSKNGHEEVVKILLSRNANANICARGGLLPLHIAAKRGNERIVSMLIPVTSKVLVRHSGISPLHLAAERNRNEVLETLIEAGFDVNAMLSHDRSKMYEDRRSTALYYVICNNNTEAATMLLEAGANPNLDTFNPLLIAVRQGCIRTVTLLIEHGANVNAYIPTHPTSFPAAIMFCMKYLTLLKYLLDNGCDAQSCFHCEYGSGPHPPIKTYHRPRDDIRYNVDVQDYIPVQFCEIISTPSVSRWAGPIIDVLLDYVGNVQLCARLIEHLDSYEDWSVIKEKSILPRPLMQLCRLKILSLLGAERMQLMDSLPIPGRLLKFLRHEERSSQL